The Sinorhizobium meliloti genome includes a window with the following:
- a CDS encoding nuclear transport factor 2 family protein: MFAREPTIRFFGEDGIALAEFDSFDEFLAATKAYLAGARTIHQVHKIDVITEEEVRAIWSMEDYLLFPDGDDLRPASMHGYGHYHETWRLEDGQWRLAHLELHRTILEIKPKEIAA; encoded by the coding sequence TTGTTCGCACGTGAACCCACCATCCGCTTCTTCGGCGAAGACGGAATCGCGCTGGCTGAATTCGATTCCTTCGACGAATTCCTTGCCGCCACCAAGGCCTACCTCGCCGGGGCCAGGACCATTCACCAAGTCCACAAGATCGACGTCATCACGGAAGAGGAAGTCCGCGCCATCTGGTCGATGGAAGACTACCTGCTTTTTCCCGACGGCGATGACCTCCGCCCGGCCTCGATGCACGGGTACGGCCACTATCACGAAACCTGGCGGCTCGAAGACGGACAATGGCGCTTGGCGCACCTGGAGCTTCACCGCACGATCCTAGAAATCAAGCCGAAGGAGATCGCGGCATGA
- a CDS encoding quinone oxidoreductase family protein: protein MSEKMQALVVTKPGGPEVLKLREVRRPRLRDELDVLIRVKAAGINPADWQNRKNGAVYDSEGGSPSGPTILGIDGVGVVVEAGREVTNVRVGDEVWYVDGGYAGNPGSYAEYKVVRSDYVTAKPGTLDFAEAAALPVVALTAWEAVFEKRRVGQGDYVLVHGGAGGLGHIAIQYLAALGAKIATTVSSEQKAGLVKKLGAEPVINYRSAKVEEALHSWRGEPGANVVFDFVGHSNFAESFCHTGSYGRLVNTVVSDWPVGGNGPAEWKYMDISFVNIGLPQISRDHAQRLRQTVALKRIAELVDRGGLRAHIDRVVSFSGVGEAQRALAAGETMGRPVLLI, encoded by the coding sequence ATGTCTGAGAAAATGCAGGCACTCGTGGTAACCAAACCGGGCGGTCCCGAGGTGCTAAAGCTGCGCGAAGTCCGCCGCCCTCGCCTTAGGGACGAGTTGGACGTGCTTATCCGAGTGAAGGCGGCGGGCATCAATCCGGCTGACTGGCAGAACCGGAAGAACGGAGCCGTTTACGACAGCGAAGGAGGCTCCCCGTCTGGGCCAACGATCCTCGGCATTGATGGTGTCGGCGTGGTGGTGGAGGCCGGGCGAGAGGTGACCAACGTCCGAGTAGGCGACGAAGTTTGGTACGTGGACGGCGGTTACGCCGGAAATCCGGGAAGCTACGCCGAATACAAGGTCGTACGCTCCGACTACGTGACAGCGAAGCCCGGAACGCTGGACTTTGCCGAAGCTGCTGCGCTTCCTGTCGTCGCACTGACGGCTTGGGAGGCGGTGTTCGAGAAGCGGCGGGTCGGGCAAGGAGATTATGTCCTCGTTCACGGCGGCGCGGGCGGGCTCGGGCACATCGCGATCCAGTACCTTGCTGCTCTTGGTGCAAAGATAGCGACCACCGTTTCGAGCGAGCAAAAGGCCGGCCTGGTGAAGAAGCTTGGCGCTGAACCGGTCATCAATTACCGCTCGGCGAAAGTCGAGGAAGCGTTGCACTCCTGGCGGGGTGAACCTGGAGCGAATGTCGTGTTCGACTTCGTGGGTCACAGCAATTTCGCCGAAAGCTTCTGTCACACTGGCTCGTACGGAAGACTCGTCAATACAGTGGTGTCCGATTGGCCCGTCGGCGGAAACGGCCCGGCCGAATGGAAATACATGGATATCAGCTTCGTGAACATAGGGCTTCCCCAGATCAGTCGCGACCATGCACAGCGACTCCGGCAAACCGTTGCGCTCAAACGGATTGCGGAACTCGTCGATCGAGGCGGTTTGCGAGCGCACATCGACCGGGTGGTTTCCTTCAGTGGAGTCGGTGAAGCCCAGAGGGCCTTGGCAGCCGGCGAAACGATGGGCAGGCCGGTGCTTTTGATCTGA
- a CDS encoding Gfo/Idh/MocA family protein yields MNSNPIKVGIIGVHPEKGWAATAHIPALKALPEFRITAVSHNKPEIARAAALKFGADHGFGTTDELVNDPNVDLVVVTVKVPRHLELVTKALVAGKAVFSEWPLGMNLPDAETMLALAKSKNVFTAIGLQTRSVPAVSYMRDLIKNGYVGDVLSVSIIGSGIIWGEEISESYQYTLEMANGASMLHVPFAHTLDAALYALGLRLKSVSGALSNSRSAVRIAETGNQIAFTAPDQIVVGGLLENGAALSAHFRGGLSRGTNFHIEINGTKGDLILTSPVGYVGLGGFTLKGAQRDEQMHELPVPSDYETSGLEDGFSQSVGVAYSRIASDITNHTNLSPTFEDAVNLHRILNAIWSGKAEPHDV; encoded by the coding sequence ATGAATTCCAATCCGATCAAAGTCGGCATCATCGGCGTCCATCCGGAAAAGGGCTGGGCCGCAACCGCCCACATCCCTGCTCTCAAAGCGTTGCCCGAGTTTCGCATCACGGCTGTGAGCCACAACAAGCCGGAGATAGCCCGCGCGGCCGCCCTGAAGTTCGGCGCGGATCACGGCTTCGGAACAACGGATGAACTGGTGAACGATCCGAATGTCGATCTCGTTGTGGTGACGGTCAAGGTCCCACGTCACCTTGAACTCGTAACGAAGGCCTTGGTCGCGGGTAAGGCCGTCTTTTCGGAGTGGCCTCTGGGAATGAACCTGCCTGACGCAGAAACGATGCTCGCGCTCGCCAAGTCGAAGAACGTGTTCACCGCAATCGGCCTTCAAACGCGTTCCGTCCCAGCCGTCAGCTATATGAGGGACCTTATCAAAAACGGGTATGTTGGCGATGTCCTCTCAGTTTCGATCATCGGGTCCGGCATCATCTGGGGCGAGGAGATCAGCGAGAGCTACCAGTATACCCTGGAGATGGCCAACGGAGCCTCCATGCTCCACGTGCCATTCGCCCACACGCTTGACGCTGCCCTCTATGCGCTCGGCTTGCGGCTGAAGTCCGTCAGCGGTGCGCTGTCGAACAGCCGTTCCGCGGTAAGGATAGCGGAGACCGGGAACCAGATCGCGTTTACAGCGCCGGACCAGATTGTAGTTGGTGGCTTGCTTGAGAACGGCGCGGCGCTCAGCGCGCATTTCCGGGGCGGTCTCTCACGCGGGACGAATTTCCATATCGAGATCAACGGGACCAAGGGTGATCTCATACTGACGAGCCCTGTCGGCTACGTCGGTCTTGGGGGCTTCACTCTGAAAGGCGCACAGCGAGACGAGCAAATGCACGAGTTGCCCGTGCCTTCGGACTACGAAACATCCGGTCTCGAAGACGGGTTCAGCCAAAGCGTTGGCGTCGCGTACTCGCGCATAGCGTCCGACATAACAAACCACACCAATCTCAGTCCGACGTTCGAAGACGCCGTAAACCTGCATCGGATTCTAAACGCCATCTGGTCCGGTAAAGCGGAACCGCACGATGTCTGA